A region of the Pseudomonadota bacterium genome:
CAGGCCCTGCGCCAGCCGGGCTCCTCCTTCAAGCCGTTCGCCTACTCCGCGGCTCTCGACAAAGGCTACACGTACAACACGACCATCGTGGACGAGCCGGTGGCGTACAAGGTCGGAAGGACCGACGTCTGGAGCCCCAAGAACTACGGCGGTAAATTCAACGGCCCCACCCCCTTCATGAACGCCATCAAATTTTCGCGCAACATACCCACGGTGAAGATCGTCTACGACATCGGCACGCACTATCTCGCCGCATACCAGCGCAAGATGGGGATCACCACGCAGATCGACAAGTACCTCTCGATGGCGCTCGGCGCCAACGCGGTCTACCTGCTGGAGATGGTGCAGGCCTACTCCATGTTCGACAACGGCGGGGAGAGGATTAGGGCGGTCGCGATCACGAGGATCGAGGACAACAAGGGCAACGTGATCGAATCGATCCACGCCCCGAAGACGGAGATCGCCGAGACCGATGCGCCGCTGGCCTCCAGTGAGAACGACAGGCGCGCCTTTGCCGCAGACCGGCCCAAGATCGATCCGGGCGAGCTCAACGCCGAGCTCTTCGAGGAGGCCGAGCGCACGACCGAGCGGGACGGGCTGTCGCTCACCGACCTGGAGATAAAGACCCTCTACGGCTCCGAGATACCCAAGGGCCACGTCATCACCCCCCAGACCGCATATCTCATGACGAGGCTCTTAAAGGGCGTGGTGGATGGCGGGACAGGCACGAGGATACTCGCGCTCGGCAAGCCGGCCGCGGGCAAGACCGGCACCACCAACGACGAGACCGACGCATGGTTCATAGGCTTCGTGCCGGACCTCTCGGCAGGGGTCTGGGTCGGCTACGACGAGATCAGAAAGATCGCGCCGGGCGCGACAGGCGGATCCATCGCGGCACCCATTTTCCTCGAGTTCATGAAGAATGCCACAGAGGGTTGGGCGGCCAAGGAGTTCAAACCCCCTGAAAACTTCCCGGGCGGCGACATCGCCACGCTCGCGGGCGGCTCCGCCCTCTTCGGCTCGAGGCCGGGCATCGAGGAGATGATGATGCGCGGGGGCTCCGACCGCGCCGGCGAGTTCTTCGAAGAGGACTTCGAGCAGTACGGCGGCGATTCGGAAACCGGCGGCCACGGGGACCTATAGCCCCCGCCCTCTCACCAAAATCTTAATATAATCCATGAAGTTATCCACAGACCTTCAAACGGCCCCCTTTCTGTTGTATAATTACATTGGTTAGGGAAAACGTGAAGGAGGCCTGTATGATTCGTTTTCCAGGCTTTTTGAAAGGCAATCACGAAAGGAGGGATGAGAAGGACAAAGAGAGGGCGCTGGCGATGAAGGGTTGGGATGCATCGGAATCTGCCGATGCAAAACATGGCTTTGCGTCGCAGCTGCACATGTCGCGCGGGATGGGACATCACTTCGCGCGCAACTCTATAACGAGGGGAAGGGGCCAGGTAAGCTTCAAGGGCAAATAGACACCGGGCCCGGCTGGATGATAAAGCGGATCGTCTTTTTCGGCCTGAAGGAAGGTGAATCCAACGGTGCGGAATTGAGATCAGGCTTATGAAATCCGGTCGGGCCTTTCTTTAACATCCGTGACTCGTGACTCGTGACTCGTAAGATCAAAGACATTTCAGACTGAGACCATTTCCTCCAGCTGGGCCTCGGCGCACTCCCGAAGCGCAGTCAGGTCATAGCCCCCTTCGAGGGTGGCGGCAAGCCTCCCCCCGCAGACCCCGTTCGCCAGATCGCATAGCGAGCGCATGATCCATCGGTAGCCGCCCGTGGTCATGCGCATGCCGCCCAGGGGATCGTTCACGTGCGAATCGTATCCGGCCGAGGCCAGTATGAACTGAGGCGCAAATTTCTCGACCGACGGAATTACGATCTCCCCAAAGGCCCTCTTGTAGTCGTCGTCCCCGGACCCGGCGGGTAGAGGCACGTTGAGCGTGGCTCCCCTGCCCTTCCCGGATCCTGTCTCGTCCGCAGCGCCGGTGCCCGGATAGAACGGGAAGCGGTGCACGGAGGCGAAGAAGACGTCGCCCCTGTCGTAGAAGGAGTGCTGAGTGCCGTTGCCGTGATGGATGTCGAAATCGACTATCGCCACCCGCTCCGCTCCGCCCTTCCTGAGCAGCCACTCCGCCCCTATCGCCACGTTGTTGAATATGCAGAATCCCATCGCCCGGCCGCGCTCTGCGTGGTGCCCGGGCGGCCTCACGAAGGCGAACGAGTTTATGCATCCGCCGCCCTTCACCGACTCCACGCAGGCCAGAAACCCCCCCGCCGCGCGCAGCGACGC
Encoded here:
- a CDS encoding histone deacetylase, giving the protein MSRTSVFYDDICTFHQMGYLHPESPKRLQSIRQVLYGDGVGRELAKLPPRDAAEEELAWVHDRDYIRRIKDTDGVAEVNLDPDTSANAYTWKASLRAAGGFLACVESVKGGGCINSFAFVRPPGHHAERGRAMGFCIFNNVAIGAEWLLRKGGAERVAIVDFDIHHGNGTQHSFYDRGDVFFASVHRFPFYPGTGAADETGSGKGRGATLNVPLPAGSGDDDYKRAFGEIVIPSVEKFAPQFILASAGYDSHVNDPLGGMRMTTGGYRWIMRSLCDLANGVCGGRLAATLEGGYDLTALRECAEAQLEEMVSV